From the Canis lupus baileyi chromosome 37, mCanLup2.hap1, whole genome shotgun sequence genome, one window contains:
- the LOC140626158 gene encoding histone H4, whose amino-acid sequence MSGRGKGGKGLGKGGAKRHRKVLRDNIQGITKPAIRRLARRGGVKRISGLIYEETRGVLKVFLENVIRDAVTYTEHAKRKTVTAMDVVYALKRQGRTLYGFGG is encoded by the coding sequence ATGTCTGGTCGCGGCAAGGGCGGGAAGGGGCTGGGCAAGGGCGGCGCCAAGCGCCACCGCAAGGTGCTGCGCGACAACATCCAGGGCATCACCAAGCCCGCCATCCGGCGGCTGGCCCGGCGCGGCGGCGTCAAGCGCATCTCGGGCCTCATCTACGAGGAGACCCGCGGGGTGCTCAAGGTGTTCCTGGAGAACGTGATCCGGGACGCCGTCACCTACACGGAGCACGCCAAGCGCAAGACGGTCACGGCCATGGACGTGGTCTACGCGCTCAAGCGCCAGGGCCGCACCCTCTACGGCTTTGGGGGCTGA